From the genome of Duffyella gerundensis, one region includes:
- a CDS encoding YoaK family protein: MLISTENLRSNAADTKLACTLAAVAGALNTAAFEVVGFFSANMTGNVSSLSDHLAKANLVPGLFFLEIVCIFIAGSAFSTLLINAGRRKNMRAVYAFNIIIEGIGLVLLGAVEIWLNPLSHGVMLILSLSFLMGLQNAVVTRISNARVRTTHISGTSTDIGIELAMLFDVVRRKESPKDAPVYLERLRLHFSTLMSFLTGGVAGIWLFHLLGYGFLICIGISVIMLALHNMVHKQQDL, translated from the coding sequence ATGTTAATCAGCACTGAGAATCTACGTAGCAATGCTGCGGATACAAAACTTGCTTGTACGCTTGCTGCTGTTGCTGGCGCTCTGAACACAGCAGCATTTGAAGTCGTGGGTTTTTTCTCTGCCAACATGACCGGTAACGTCTCTTCACTCTCTGATCATCTTGCTAAAGCTAATCTGGTGCCAGGCCTCTTTTTTCTTGAGATTGTCTGTATTTTCATCGCCGGTTCGGCGTTCTCCACCCTGCTGATAAATGCTGGCCGCAGGAAGAACATGCGGGCGGTTTACGCCTTCAATATCATCATCGAAGGAATCGGCCTGGTTTTACTGGGCGCGGTTGAAATTTGGCTGAACCCGCTTTCTCACGGCGTCATGCTGATCCTGAGTCTGAGTTTCCTGATGGGTCTTCAGAATGCCGTGGTAACCCGGATATCCAATGCACGCGTCAGAACGACGCACATATCAGGGACGTCGACGGATATCGGTATAGAGTTGGCCATGTTGTTTGATGTGGTGAGACGGAAGGAATCCCCAAAAGATGCCCCAGTTTATCTTGAAAGATTAAGGCTACATTTCTCTACGTTAATGTCATTTCTGACGGGTGGCGTGGCAGGTATATGGCTTTTTCATTTGCTTGGATATGGCTTTCTAATCTGCATAGGCATAAGTGTCATCATGCTGGCACTACATAACATGGTGCATAAACAGC
- a CDS encoding ECs_2282 family putative zinc-binding protein yields the protein MCRIKFICRECGGRKFIFTTKNKNKRTTHGAVCARCGSPLTSKSLYPCLILITKKVD from the coding sequence ATGTGCCGCATAAAATTCATCTGCCGGGAATGCGGAGGAAGGAAATTTATCTTCACAACAAAAAATAAAAACAAGAGAACTACGCATGGCGCGGTTTGCGCGCGTTGTGGAAGTCCTTTGACGAGTAAGTCACTTTATCCCTGCCTCATTCTGATAACCAAAAAAGTGGATTAA
- the phoH gene encoding phosphate starvation-inducible protein PhoH, whose translation MGRQKAVIKARREARRVLRSDSRSHRQREEESVTTLVHMGGLDSIGMARDNRDHSPIEARNDAQAHYLNAIETKKLIFATGEAGCGKTWISAAKAAEALIHKDVERIIVTRPVLQADEDLGFLPGDISEKFAPYFRPVYDVLVKRLGASFMQYCLRPEIGKVEIAPFAYMRGRTFENAVVILDEAQNVTASQMKMFLTRLGENVTVIVNGDITQCDLPAHVPSGLADALARFEEDEMVSIVRFGKDDCVRSALCQRTLLAYG comes from the coding sequence ATGGGAAGACAGAAAGCAGTGATCAAAGCGCGTCGTGAAGCAAGACGTGTTCTTCGCAGTGATTCACGCAGCCATCGTCAGCGTGAAGAAGAATCGGTCACCACGCTGGTGCATATGGGCGGACTGGACTCCATCGGCATGGCGCGCGATAACCGCGACCACTCGCCAATTGAAGCTCGCAATGACGCTCAGGCGCACTATCTCAACGCCATAGAAACGAAAAAGCTGATCTTTGCTACCGGTGAAGCCGGCTGCGGCAAGACCTGGATCAGCGCCGCGAAAGCGGCAGAAGCGCTGATCCACAAGGATGTAGAGAGGATTATCGTTACACGTCCGGTGCTGCAGGCGGATGAGGATCTGGGCTTTTTGCCCGGTGATATCTCAGAAAAGTTTGCTCCCTATTTTCGGCCGGTTTACGACGTTCTGGTTAAACGTCTTGGTGCTTCCTTTATGCAATATTGCCTGCGTCCTGAAATTGGCAAGGTGGAGATCGCCCCCTTTGCCTATATGCGCGGACGCACCTTTGAGAATGCCGTTGTGATTCTGGACGAGGCGCAAAACGTCACCGCCTCACAGATGAAGATGTTTCTGACGCGCCTGGGTGAAAACGTGACGGTTATCGTCAACGGCGATATCACCCAGTGCGACTTACCGGCTCATGTTCCTTCCGGCCTCGCCGATGCGCTGGCGCGCTTTGAGGAAGATGAAATGGTGAGCATTGTGCGCTTTGGCAAAGATGACTGTGTGCGCTCCGCACTTTGCCAACGAACGCTGCTCGCCTACGGCTAA
- the efeB gene encoding iron uptake transporter deferrochelatase/peroxidase subunit → MSKKPAAVQPARRQLLKQLGLLGGATALAGGCPFSGRAAEPQQAFSPGTVSPNARMQVQSFYGEHQAGITTPQQAAMMLVAFDVLASDRADLQRLFQLLTARIAFLTTGGSAPEVANPQLPPMDSGILGAQIYPDNLTITVSLGHALFDERFGLQAQMPRRLQTMTRFPNDALDASQCHGDMLLQICANTNDTVIHALRDIIKHTPDLLSVRWRREGFISDHAARSNGSETPINLLGFKDGTANPDTHNQALMDHILWVTQEQDEPVWARGGSYQAIRIIQFHVEFWDRTPLGEQQTIFGRDKRSGAPLGMQNEHDVPDYGKDPDGDVIALDAHIRLANPRTPETQPNLMLRRGYSYSQGVSAAGQLEMGLLFVCYQHDLEKGFLTVQRRLNGEALEEYIRPIGGGYFFALPGVADARHYLAQGLLEA, encoded by the coding sequence ATGAGTAAGAAACCCGCCGCCGTGCAACCTGCGCGTCGGCAACTGTTGAAACAACTCGGCCTGCTCGGTGGCGCCACGGCGCTGGCGGGTGGCTGTCCGTTTAGCGGCAGGGCAGCGGAACCGCAGCAGGCGTTTTCGCCGGGCACGGTTTCACCCAACGCACGCATGCAGGTGCAATCTTTCTACGGTGAGCATCAGGCCGGGATCACCACACCGCAACAGGCGGCGATGATGCTGGTGGCGTTTGACGTGCTGGCCAGCGATCGCGCCGACTTACAGCGGCTGTTCCAGCTGTTGACGGCGCGCATCGCCTTTTTGACTACCGGCGGCAGCGCGCCTGAAGTGGCCAATCCACAGCTACCACCGATGGATTCCGGTATTCTCGGCGCGCAGATTTATCCTGACAATCTCACCATCACCGTGTCGCTGGGCCATGCGCTGTTTGATGAGCGTTTTGGCCTGCAGGCGCAGATGCCGCGCAGGCTGCAAACCATGACGCGTTTTCCCAACGATGCGCTGGATGCCAGCCAGTGTCATGGCGATATGCTGCTGCAAATCTGCGCCAACACCAACGATACGGTGATCCATGCGCTGCGCGATATCATCAAGCACACGCCGGATCTGCTGAGCGTGCGCTGGCGACGTGAAGGCTTTATCTCCGATCACGCCGCGCGCAGCAACGGCAGCGAAACGCCAATCAATCTGCTGGGCTTCAAGGATGGTACCGCCAATCCCGATACCCATAATCAGGCGCTGATGGATCATATTCTGTGGGTGACGCAGGAGCAGGATGAGCCCGTCTGGGCGCGCGGTGGCAGCTATCAGGCGATACGCATTATCCAGTTTCATGTTGAGTTCTGGGATCGTACGCCGCTGGGCGAGCAGCAAACGATTTTTGGCCGTGACAAGCGCTCAGGCGCGCCACTGGGTATGCAGAATGAGCACGATGTGCCCGATTATGGCAAGGATCCGGATGGCGACGTGATCGCGCTGGATGCGCACATTCGCCTGGCCAACCCGCGCACGCCAGAGACGCAGCCGAACCTGATGCTGCGCCGTGGTTACAGCTATTCGCAGGGCGTGTCGGCGGCCGGACAGCTGGAGATGGGGCTGCTGTTTGTCTGCTATCAGCATGATCTGGAGAAGGGATTTCTCACCGTGCAGCGACGGTTAAATGGCGAAGCGCTGGAAGAGTATATTCGGCCCATTGGCGGCGGCTACTTTTTTGCCTTGCCTGGCGTAGCCGACGCGCGGCATTATCTGGCACAAGGGCTGCTGGAAGCCTGA
- the efeO gene encoding iron uptake system protein EfeO: MTYRTRKTLLASLLALSATAGAADIPQVKISVTDTQCEPMAVTVNAGKTQFIIKNNSQKALEWEILKGVMVVEERENIAPGFTQKLTANLEAGDYEMTCGLLSNPKGKLTVTAGGATKAASGKPDVMQLAQPITDYKAYVMQEVAQLVSTTKAFTDAVKAGDINKAKALYAPARQHYERIEPIAELFSDLDGSIDAREDDYEKKAADPKFTGFHRLEKALFADGNNAGMSSYADRLYKDTQDLQQRISQLAFPPAKVVGGAAGLIEEVASSKISGEEDRYSRTDLWDFQANVDGAQKIVSLLRPMLQQANPQLLAKIDGNFKKVDTILAKYRTAEGFESYEKLTTADRNAMKGPITALAEDLALLRGTLGLD; this comes from the coding sequence ATGACTTACCGCACACGTAAAACGCTGCTGGCCTCGCTGCTGGCGCTCTCCGCCACGGCGGGCGCGGCTGATATTCCACAGGTTAAGATCAGCGTCACCGACACGCAATGCGAACCGATGGCGGTCACGGTCAACGCCGGGAAAACCCAGTTCATCATTAAAAATAACAGCCAGAAGGCGCTGGAGTGGGAAATCCTCAAAGGCGTAATGGTGGTGGAAGAGCGCGAAAATATCGCGCCGGGCTTTACGCAGAAGCTTACCGCCAACCTGGAAGCGGGCGACTATGAGATGACCTGCGGCCTGTTAAGCAACCCAAAAGGTAAGCTGACGGTGACCGCCGGCGGCGCGACGAAAGCCGCCAGCGGCAAACCAGATGTGATGCAGCTCGCCCAGCCGATTACCGACTATAAAGCCTACGTGATGCAGGAAGTGGCACAGCTGGTCAGCACCACTAAAGCCTTCACCGACGCGGTGAAAGCGGGCGACATCAACAAAGCCAAAGCGCTCTATGCACCTGCACGTCAGCACTATGAGCGGATTGAGCCGATTGCCGAACTGTTCTCCGATCTCGACGGCAGCATTGATGCCCGTGAAGACGATTACGAGAAAAAAGCCGCTGACCCGAAATTCACCGGCTTCCACCGGCTGGAAAAAGCGCTGTTTGCCGACGGCAACAACGCGGGCATGAGCAGCTATGCTGACCGCCTCTATAAAGATACGCAGGATCTGCAGCAGCGCATCAGCCAGCTGGCGTTCCCACCGGCGAAAGTCGTGGGCGGGGCCGCCGGGCTGATCGAAGAAGTGGCCTCCAGTAAGATTTCCGGTGAAGAAGATCGCTACAGCCGTACCGACCTGTGGGATTTCCAGGCTAATGTCGATGGTGCGCAGAAGATTGTTAGCCTGCTGCGTCCGATGCTGCAACAGGCCAATCCCCAGCTGCTGGCGAAAATCGACGGCAACTTCAAAAAAGTCGATACCATTCTGGCGAAGTACCGCACCGCCGAGGGTTTTGAATCCTATGAAAAGCTGACGACTGCCGATCGCAACGCCATGAAAGGGCCGATTACCGCGCTGGCGGAAGATTTGGCACTGCTGCGTGGCACGCTGGGCCTGGATTAA
- the efeU gene encoding iron uptake transporter permease EfeU, giving the protein MFVPFLIMLREGLEAALIVSLIASYLKRTGRTRWFPAMWAGVLIAMLLCLALGIFINETSGEFPQKQQELFEGIVAAIAVVILTSMVFWMRRVARSIKTELEQAVDQALNKGGGGFALVLMVFLAVAREGLESVFFLLAAFTQDVGYAPPLGAVLGLLCAALLGGLLYWGGVRLNLQRFFFWTSLFILFVAAGLAAGAIRAFHEAGLWNHWQNVAFDFSQTLSTHSLFGTLLEGLLGYQEAPTVSEVAVWLIYLIPALLLFFMPARLAPATTRVAR; this is encoded by the coding sequence ATGTTCGTTCCATTTCTGATCATGCTGCGCGAAGGGCTCGAAGCCGCGCTGATCGTGAGTCTGATCGCCAGTTACCTCAAACGTACCGGTCGCACACGCTGGTTTCCGGCGATGTGGGCCGGCGTCTTGATTGCCATGCTGCTTTGTCTGGCACTGGGCATCTTCATCAATGAAACCAGCGGTGAGTTTCCTCAAAAACAGCAGGAGCTGTTTGAAGGCATCGTTGCGGCGATTGCGGTGGTTATCCTGACGTCGATGGTGTTCTGGATGCGCCGCGTCGCGCGCAGCATCAAAACCGAGCTGGAGCAGGCGGTTGACCAGGCCTTGAACAAAGGCGGCGGCGGCTTCGCACTGGTGCTGATGGTGTTTCTCGCCGTGGCGCGGGAAGGCCTGGAATCGGTGTTTTTCCTGCTGGCAGCGTTCACCCAGGATGTTGGCTATGCGCCGCCGCTGGGCGCGGTGCTGGGTCTGCTGTGTGCCGCGCTGCTGGGTGGCTTGCTCTACTGGGGCGGCGTGCGCCTTAACCTGCAACGGTTCTTCTTCTGGACCAGCTTATTCATTCTGTTTGTTGCCGCCGGGCTGGCCGCGGGTGCTATTCGTGCCTTCCATGAAGCGGGCCTGTGGAACCACTGGCAAAACGTCGCTTTTGACTTCAGCCAGACGCTCTCCACCCACAGCCTGTTTGGCACGCTGCTGGAAGGATTGCTCGGCTATCAGGAAGCGCCAACGGTCAGTGAAGTGGCGGTGTGGCTGATTTACCTGATTCCGGCGCTGTTGCTGTTCTTTATGCCTGCGCGGCTCGCTCCGGCGACCACGCGCGTTGCCCGTTAG
- the putP gene encoding sodium/proline symporter PutP — protein sequence MNVSTPMLVTFFVYIGGMLLIGFMAWRSTKNFDDYILGGRSLGSVVTALSAGASDMSGWLLMGLPGAIFLSGISESWIAIGLTIGAWLNWKIVAGRLRVQTEYHDNALTLPDFFSSRFEDKSKILRVISAIVILVFFTIYCASGIVAGARLFESTFSMSYETALWAGALATIAYTFLGGFLAVSWTDTVQASLMIFALILTPVIVIMAVGGLSDSLAVIEAKSVENLDMFKGMNFVAVVSLLGWGLGYFGQPHILARFMAADSHRSIRTARRIGMAWMVLCLAGAVAVGFFGIAYFQNHPEHAAGVSENGERIFIELARILFNPWIAGILLSAILAAVMSTLSCQLLVCSSALTEDLYKGFLRKNASQKELVWVGRFMVLLVALIAIALASDPNNRVLGLVSYAWAGFGAAFGPVVLFGVCWQRMTRNGALAGMIVGAVTVVVWKHFSLFDLYEIIPGFIFASVAIVLFSLLDRAPSAAAQQRFAAAEAEFNTK from the coding sequence ATGAATGTAAGTACACCCATGTTGGTGACCTTTTTCGTTTACATCGGCGGTATGCTGCTGATCGGTTTTATGGCGTGGCGATCAACCAAAAACTTTGACGACTATATTCTTGGCGGCCGTAGCCTCGGCAGCGTGGTGACCGCGCTCTCGGCGGGCGCCTCCGATATGAGCGGCTGGTTGCTGATGGGTTTACCCGGCGCCATCTTTCTCTCCGGTATTTCGGAAAGCTGGATCGCCATCGGTCTGACCATCGGTGCCTGGCTGAACTGGAAAATCGTGGCGGGTCGCCTGCGCGTGCAGACGGAATATCACGATAATGCGCTGACCCTGCCGGACTTCTTCTCCAGCCGGTTTGAGGACAAAAGCAAAATCCTGCGCGTGATCTCCGCCATCGTGATTCTGGTGTTCTTCACTATCTATTGTGCTTCCGGCATCGTTGCCGGCGCGCGCCTGTTTGAAAGCACCTTCAGCATGAGCTACGAAACGGCGCTGTGGGCCGGTGCGTTGGCAACTATCGCCTATACCTTCCTTGGCGGCTTCCTCGCGGTAAGCTGGACCGATACCGTGCAGGCCAGCCTGATGATTTTTGCGCTGATCCTGACGCCGGTTATCGTCATCATGGCGGTCGGTGGGCTGAGCGATTCGCTGGCGGTCATTGAAGCGAAGAGCGTTGAAAACCTCGACATGTTCAAAGGCATGAACTTTGTGGCCGTGGTCTCGCTGCTCGGCTGGGGCCTGGGTTATTTTGGCCAGCCGCATATTCTGGCACGCTTTATGGCTGCCGATTCGCACCGTTCAATTCGTACTGCCCGTCGCATCGGTATGGCGTGGATGGTGCTGTGTCTGGCTGGTGCGGTGGCGGTGGGCTTCTTCGGCATCGCGTACTTCCAGAACCATCCTGAGCACGCCGCGGGCGTGAGCGAGAACGGCGAACGTATCTTTATCGAGCTGGCACGTATCCTGTTCAACCCGTGGATCGCCGGTATCCTGCTCTCCGCTATTCTTGCGGCGGTGATGTCGACGCTGAGCTGCCAGCTGCTGGTCTGTTCCAGCGCGCTGACCGAAGATCTCTACAAAGGTTTCCTGCGTAAAAATGCCAGCCAGAAAGAGCTGGTGTGGGTGGGCCGTTTCATGGTGCTGCTGGTGGCGCTGATCGCTATCGCGCTGGCTTCCGATCCCAATAACCGCGTGCTGGGTCTGGTGAGCTACGCCTGGGCAGGTTTCGGTGCGGCATTCGGACCTGTCGTACTGTTTGGCGTCTGCTGGCAGCGCATGACGCGCAACGGTGCGCTGGCAGGCATGATTGTCGGTGCGGTAACCGTGGTGGTGTGGAAGCACTTCAGCCTGTTTGATCTCTACGAAATCATTCCTGGCTTTATCTTCGCCAGCGTCGCCATCGTGCTGTTCAGCCTGCTGGATCGCGCGCCATCGGCCGCCGCACAGCAGCGTTTTGCCGCCGCTGAAGCGGAGTTCAACACCAAGTAA